In Nitrospira sp., one DNA window encodes the following:
- the istB gene encoding IS21-like element helper ATPase IstB: protein MLTQLDGVCEQAAKGDLDYQGFLARALNAEWRGRQQRGIEMRLRMARFPWVKTLEQFDFACQPSLDRKVVRELAGLSFVERAENVVLLGPPGVGKSHLAIALGIKAVEVGASVLFLTLETLMSRLIRARHENRLERTLQQFTYPRLLILDEVGYLPLSREEASLFFRLLVRRYERGSLIVTSNKSFADWGEIFNDHVLATAILDRLLHHATTLNIKGESYRLREKKKAGLFGRPLSPAPEEVTTDASA, encoded by the coding sequence CTGCTCACCCAACTCGACGGCGTCTGTGAGCAGGCGGCGAAAGGCGACCTCGATTACCAAGGGTTCCTCGCCCGGGCCCTCAACGCGGAATGGCGCGGGCGCCAACAGCGGGGCATTGAGATGCGGCTGCGGATGGCGCGGTTCCCATGGGTGAAGACGCTGGAGCAGTTCGACTTCGCGTGCCAACCCTCACTGGACCGCAAGGTGGTCCGGGAGCTGGCGGGGCTGAGCTTCGTCGAACGGGCCGAGAACGTGGTCCTGTTGGGCCCGCCGGGCGTCGGCAAGAGCCATCTGGCGATCGCGCTCGGGATCAAAGCCGTCGAAGTGGGTGCGTCCGTGCTGTTTCTGACGTTGGAGACGCTGATGAGTCGGCTGATCCGGGCGCGGCACGAGAACCGACTGGAGCGCACGCTGCAGCAGTTCACCTATCCACGCCTGTTGATTCTGGATGAGGTCGGCTATCTGCCCCTGTCGCGGGAAGAGGCGAGCCTGTTCTTCCGGCTGCTCGTCCGTCGCTACGAGCGCGGGAGCTTGATCGTGACCAGCAACAAGAGCTTCGCGGACTGGGGCGAGATCTTCAACGATCATGTCCTGGCGACGGCGATCCTGGATCGGCTCCTGCATCATGCGACGACGCTCAACATCAAGGGGGAGAGCTACCGGCTGCGGGAGAAAAAGAAGGCCGGGCTCTTCGGCCGCCCGCTGAGCCCGGCTCCCGAGGAGGTAACCACCGATGCCTCAGCCTAA
- a CDS encoding IS256 family transposase — MTKQDTKTDALLDDLVQGCESPEEILGEHGFLKGLTKRLVERALAAELTTHLGYAPHARLPSKSENARNGSSPKTVQPEQGPVDVAVPRDRAGTFEPTVVKKRQRRLERFDDKVLALYAHGLTTREMQGHLEEFYGTEVSPTLISTITDAVLEDVRLWQSRPLETVYPILYFDCLFVKSRHDGAVKTKAVYVALGVTLAGEKELLGRWVSETEGAKFWLAVFTDLQHRGGKDCFVAWVDGLTGLPDALETIFPRTQVQLCIVHKVRQSLRYVVWRERRAVARDLRAIYGAPTVREAEAALERLALTWDAHYPTISTSWRRDWTRLTVFFDYPPAIRKALYTTNAIESLNYSLRKMLKKRGAFPTDEAILKVLYLGLQRIAKKWTAPIPEWKRALNPFAMILGDRVPTSN, encoded by the coding sequence ATGACCAAGCAAGACACAAAAACGGATGCGTTGCTGGATGACTTAGTGCAAGGCTGTGAGTCTCCGGAAGAGATTCTTGGCGAACATGGATTCCTGAAAGGCCTCACGAAACGGTTGGTGGAACGCGCCCTGGCCGCCGAATTGACCACCCATCTTGGGTATGCGCCTCATGCCCGCCTGCCTTCGAAATCAGAAAATGCTCGGAATGGCAGTAGTCCGAAGACGGTACAGCCCGAGCAAGGCCCGGTCGACGTGGCGGTGCCGCGAGATCGGGCTGGCACGTTTGAACCGACCGTGGTCAAGAAACGGCAGCGGCGGCTTGAGAGGTTTGATGACAAAGTGCTGGCCCTCTATGCCCATGGGCTCACCACGCGGGAAATGCAAGGCCATCTCGAAGAGTTCTATGGGACGGAGGTGTCGCCGACACTTATCTCCACCATTACCGATGCGGTCTTAGAGGATGTGCGCCTCTGGCAGAGTCGTCCACTGGAAACGGTCTATCCGATTCTCTATTTCGATTGTCTCTTTGTGAAATCGCGGCATGACGGAGCCGTCAAAACCAAAGCGGTCTATGTGGCGCTGGGCGTCACCTTAGCTGGGGAAAAAGAACTCTTAGGCCGCTGGGTCAGTGAGACCGAAGGTGCCAAATTCTGGTTAGCGGTCTTTACGGATCTCCAGCACCGAGGGGGCAAAGATTGTTTCGTGGCCTGGGTTGATGGGCTGACGGGTTTACCCGACGCCTTGGAGACGATCTTTCCGCGAACCCAGGTGCAGCTCTGCATTGTGCATAAGGTCCGACAATCCTTGCGGTATGTGGTGTGGCGGGAGCGGCGGGCCGTGGCCCGGGATCTGCGAGCCATTTATGGAGCGCCGACGGTCAGGGAAGCCGAAGCGGCCTTGGAGCGCTTGGCCCTGACGTGGGATGCGCACTATCCAACGATCAGCACCAGTTGGCGGCGGGACTGGACGCGGCTCACGGTCTTCTTTGACTATCCCCCTGCCATTCGCAAAGCCCTGTACACCACGAATGCCATTGAATCACTGAATTATTCGTTGCGGAAAATGTTAAAAAAGCGCGGTGCGTTTCCCACGGATGAAGCGATCCTCAAAGTCCTCTATCTGGGCCTGCAGCGCATCGCCAAGAAATGGACCGCCCCGATTCCGGAGTGGAAACGGGCGCTCAATCCATTTGCCATGATCTTAGGAGACCGCGTGCCCACCAGTAATTAA
- the istA gene encoding IS21 family transposase encodes MVDQERWAEIRRLRHEERGSISGIARRLDLDRKTVRRSLQQTTWQPYRRAAMTETLLTAHADFVRTRASQVNYSARILYQELRASHEYIGSYETVKRGVAPLREGQLQAERALLRFETPPGQQSQIDWGQATVPFRAGPTVVHVFVLTLGFSRRGFYYACADERLAQFLEAHERAFAHFGGHTREHLYDRPRTVCYADETGRRLWNPTFKAFADYWGFEPRVCRPYRAQTKGKVESGVKYLKRNFLPGRTFVDLVDFQTQLDEWTATIADRRIHGTTHEEPLVRFARERNHLVPLADQRAFQQEARVSRIVAEDYLVSLATNRYSVPFRLIGQRVEVQRRGDTVHIFHRDQEIATHPVLPGQHQFRIQPEHGPGASARLARHRRSTVSDRSPRPDALPEVEVRDLAWYEAVCERTASQEGRP; translated from the coding sequence ATGGTGGATCAAGAGCGGTGGGCGGAGATTCGACGGTTGCGTCATGAAGAGCGGGGATCCATTTCAGGGATTGCGCGGCGGTTGGACCTGGATCGGAAGACCGTGCGGCGCAGTCTGCAGCAGACGACGTGGCAACCCTATCGCCGAGCGGCGATGACGGAGACGCTGCTGACCGCCCATGCCGACTTTGTGCGGACCCGTGCGTCGCAGGTTAATTATTCGGCGCGGATTCTCTATCAGGAACTGCGAGCGAGCCACGAGTACATCGGCAGTTATGAGACGGTGAAGCGAGGGGTGGCGCCGCTGCGTGAGGGTCAGCTGCAGGCGGAGCGGGCCCTCCTCCGCTTTGAGACACCGCCGGGCCAGCAGAGTCAGATTGATTGGGGCCAAGCCACCGTGCCCTTCCGCGCCGGCCCGACGGTGGTGCACGTGTTCGTGTTGACGTTGGGGTTCAGCCGACGTGGGTTCTATTACGCCTGTGCCGATGAGCGGCTGGCGCAGTTTCTCGAGGCCCATGAACGGGCTTTTGCGCATTTCGGTGGCCACACGCGAGAGCATCTGTATGACCGACCGCGAACCGTCTGTTATGCGGATGAGACGGGGCGGCGGCTCTGGAATCCCACCTTCAAAGCCTTCGCCGACTATTGGGGCTTTGAGCCGCGCGTGTGTCGGCCCTATCGGGCCCAGACCAAGGGTAAGGTCGAATCCGGCGTGAAATATCTGAAACGGAACTTTCTGCCGGGACGAACGTTTGTCGATCTGGTGGACTTTCAAACCCAACTTGACGAATGGACCGCGACAATTGCCGACCGCCGCATCCATGGCACGACGCATGAGGAGCCACTCGTCCGGTTTGCGCGAGAACGCAACCACCTGGTCCCGCTGGCGGACCAGCGCGCCTTCCAGCAGGAGGCGCGCGTCTCACGGATCGTGGCCGAGGACTATTTGGTCAGCCTGGCGACGAACCGCTACTCCGTGCCCTTCCGGCTCATTGGTCAGCGGGTTGAAGTGCAACGACGGGGGGACACGGTCCACATCTTTCACCGTGACCAAGAGATCGCGACGCACCCGGTGCTCCCGGGCCAGCACCAATTCCGAATCCAGCCCGAGCACGGCCCTGGAGCCAGTGCGCGTCTCGCCCGCCACCGTCGGTCCACGGTGAGCGATCGGTCCCCTCGCCCCGATGCCTTGCCGGAGGTCGAAGTGCGGGATCTGGCCTGGTACGAGGCGGTGTGTGAGCGCACGGCGTCGCAGGAGGGGCGGCCATGA
- a CDS encoding DegT/DnrJ/EryC1/StrS family aminotransferase — protein MGVPLLDLKAHHEPLHQEIMAVLEQIFRSQAFILGPDVGKLEERVATYCQSKYGIGVTSGTDALLVALMALGIGPGDEVITTPYSFFATAGAVARLGAKPVLVDIEPVTYNIDPAKIESGLTAKSKAIIPVHLYGQCADMAPIMDLAKRHNLSIIEDAAQAIGSEYHDGRRACSIGTIGCLSFFPSKNLGCLGDGGMAITNDPDLAERMRVLRVHGSKPKYYHKRIGGNFRLDTIQAAVLNVKLDYLDGWTKRRQENAIGYETLFKQSGLTQNGKVKLPEPVYRKSGAKHYHIYNQFVLRVEQRDALVAHLKQKGIGAEIYYPVPFHLQECFLYLGHREGDFPESERAAKETVAIPIYPELTAEQQAEVVEAITTFYG, from the coding sequence ATGGGTGTTCCATTACTTGATTTGAAAGCACATCACGAGCCGCTTCACCAGGAAATCATGGCGGTGCTGGAGCAGATCTTCCGGAGCCAGGCCTTTATTCTCGGTCCGGATGTGGGCAAGCTGGAGGAACGTGTGGCCACCTATTGCCAGAGTAAGTATGGTATCGGCGTGACCTCCGGCACCGACGCCCTCTTAGTCGCCCTCATGGCTCTCGGCATTGGTCCTGGTGATGAGGTCATCACGACGCCCTATTCATTTTTTGCCACGGCCGGTGCAGTCGCGCGACTGGGAGCCAAGCCGGTACTTGTAGACATCGAGCCCGTCACCTATAACATCGATCCCGCCAAAATTGAGTCGGGTTTGACAGCCAAAAGCAAGGCGATTATTCCGGTCCATCTCTACGGACAATGCGCCGATATGGCTCCCATTATGGATCTCGCCAAGCGGCACAATCTGAGCATCATCGAAGACGCAGCCCAAGCCATTGGCTCGGAATACCATGACGGGCGGCGAGCCTGTAGTATCGGGACCATCGGCTGCCTGTCGTTCTTCCCGAGCAAGAATCTTGGATGTTTAGGCGATGGCGGGATGGCCATCACCAACGATCCAGATCTCGCGGAGCGGATGCGGGTCCTACGAGTCCATGGGAGCAAGCCAAAGTACTATCACAAGAGGATTGGAGGGAACTTTCGTCTCGATACGATTCAGGCTGCGGTCCTGAACGTAAAGCTCGATTATCTCGATGGGTGGACAAAAAGACGGCAGGAGAATGCCATTGGATACGAGACTCTCTTCAAGCAGAGCGGCCTCACACAGAATGGGAAAGTGAAATTACCAGAGCCCGTATACCGAAAGTCTGGCGCTAAGCACTATCACATTTATAACCAATTTGTGCTCAGAGTCGAGCAGCGAGATGCGCTCGTAGCTCATTTAAAGCAGAAAGGAATTGGTGCCGAGATCTACTACCCGGTTCCATTCCACCTGCAGGAGTGTTTTCTCTACTTGGGGCACCGGGAAGGAGACTTCCCGGAATCGGAGCGGGCAGCAAAGGAGACCGTAGCGATTCCGATTTACCCCGAACTGACCGCAGAGCAGCAGGCCGAGGTTGTTGAGGCGATTACTACCTTCTATGGATAG
- a CDS encoding IS630 transposase-related protein yields the protein MRCSGDLRQRVVDFVRSGGSKAEAARRFKVGEASVYRWLKPGGVTYKRPGPRRAHKLDWEQLRRHVEAHPDWTQAERARHFQVSRHCIWNALHKQALTHKKKDGLPRTRSAATKTVPAPAGTVLSPRQTARPYR from the coding sequence ATGAGATGCTCAGGAGACTTGCGTCAACGGGTGGTGGATTTTGTGCGCAGCGGCGGCAGCAAGGCCGAAGCGGCTCGGCGGTTCAAGGTGGGTGAGGCCAGCGTGTACCGGTGGCTCAAGCCTGGCGGCGTAACCTACAAGCGCCCCGGTCCTCGCCGTGCCCACAAGCTGGATTGGGAGCAATTGCGCCGTCATGTGGAGGCTCATCCCGATTGGACACAAGCGGAACGGGCGCGGCATTTCCAGGTGTCCCGGCATTGCATCTGGAACGCACTCCACAAACAGGCATTGACCCATAAAAAAAAGGATGGGCTACCAAGAACGCGATCCGCAGCAACGAAAACGGTTCCTGCGCCTGCGGGAACGGTTCTTTCGCCGCGGCAAACGGCCCGTCCATATCGATGA
- a CDS encoding right-handed parallel beta-helix repeat-containing protein, giving the protein MTRLKRAIGAWMLASTLLPSVATHATTYYVATTGNNSNLGTEAQPWQTVAHAVNTMAAGDMTYVRGGTYHEGLIQFKRSGTRAAPIKLLNYPGESPIIDFIDKTQFHRILIQHSSGTNVAMGWITIQGFEIRDGYNGIKFHSLHNSVIRRNWIHHNVSQGIMGQGGHHNLFDQNIINHNGNFAGCAARELTPIGTTICNQQHGLYMHGDSYTITNNLIYDNLAYGITHNGSSTSTYSQTRHAAPEFAGAANWIIANNTFAYQNHRGGIVVWGSECTNARIENNIFYENSVNQSGFAQGIDFVSSTSTGITIRNNLAYATSPGSTVFLGSGANEWVHYTQSGNLVNVRNPGFVNAPATLPASPNFALTARSPAIDAGLPLATVKIDFNGTPRPQGHTPDIGAYEYSPGGDVEPPTTPTTLGVNRKSLN; this is encoded by the coding sequence ATGACTCGACTCAAGCGAGCCATCGGTGCCTGGATGCTGGCCAGTACCCTCTTGCCATCCGTTGCGACTCACGCGACGACGTACTACGTCGCTACAACCGGGAACAATAGCAATCTTGGCACAGAAGCCCAACCGTGGCAGACCGTCGCCCATGCGGTGAATACCATGGCCGCTGGGGATATGACCTATGTCCGGGGCGGGACGTACCATGAAGGGTTGATCCAATTCAAGAGATCCGGTACCCGAGCAGCTCCGATCAAGCTCCTGAACTATCCAGGAGAATCCCCCATCATCGATTTTATCGACAAAACTCAATTTCACCGTATTCTGATCCAACATTCGTCTGGCACCAATGTAGCGATGGGTTGGATTACGATTCAGGGGTTTGAAATCCGGGATGGATATAACGGGATCAAGTTCCACAGTTTACATAATTCAGTCATTCGACGGAATTGGATTCACCACAACGTCAGTCAAGGAATCATGGGGCAAGGTGGTCACCATAATCTCTTTGATCAAAATATCATCAACCACAATGGCAATTTTGCCGGATGTGCGGCGAGGGAACTGACTCCAATTGGTACGACGATCTGCAATCAGCAGCACGGCCTGTATATGCACGGTGATAGTTACACCATTACGAACAATCTCATTTATGACAACCTGGCCTATGGCATTACCCATAACGGCTCGTCCACCTCTACTTACAGCCAGACGAGGCATGCGGCGCCGGAGTTTGCTGGTGCGGCGAATTGGATCATTGCCAACAACACCTTTGCGTATCAAAATCACCGAGGTGGCATCGTCGTATGGGGTTCTGAATGCACGAATGCGCGGATTGAGAATAACATTTTCTATGAGAACAGCGTCAACCAATCTGGTTTTGCACAGGGGATTGACTTCGTATCCTCGACCAGCACTGGGATTACGATTAGAAACAATCTCGCTTACGCGACTTCCCCTGGCAGTACGGTCTTTCTTGGCTCTGGGGCGAACGAATGGGTCCATTACACACAATCCGGCAACCTCGTGAATGTCCGCAATCCCGGGTTTGTCAATGCGCCAGCCACGCTTCCGGCATCGCCGAATTTTGCTCTGACCGCACGAAGCCCGGCCATCGACGCCGGCTTGCCTCTTGCGACAGTTAAAATAGATTTCAACGGCACTCCTCGCCCCCAAGGACATACCCCTGATATTGGTGCTTATGAATACAGCCCTGGTGGCGACGTCGAACCACCCACTACGCCGACAACACTCGGAGTCAACCGCAAATCTTTAAATTGA
- a CDS encoding right-handed parallel beta-helix repeat-containing protein — MPRLKQALGAYILACTLLSTVACKAATYYVATTGNNSNPGTSSKPWRTVAYAVGTMAAGDTTYVRDGTYNESVIRFKRSGTANAPIKLLNYPGESPVIDFVNQAVGKTITILHASGQTVAMGYITVEGFEIKNGYEGIKFYNMYNSVIRRNWIHDNRQGILGIGGHHNLFDRNIISHNGNFTGCANGELTSIGTTVCNQTHGMYMHGDSYTITNNIIYDNLAVGIQHNGSSSSSYSTTRHPGPEFSGASNWIIAHNVSAYQSYGPGILLWGSHSNNIRIENNILYENQQAGRPTSGQGVFFTGMSGTGVTISNNLCYASGSGGIACFGATGATEGVNYSQLNNMVNEGVPGFVNAPATVPVAPNFALTARSPAIDAGLSLATVKIDFNGTPRPQGSAPDIGAYEYTTGGDSQSPVAPKALRAD; from the coding sequence ATGCCTCGACTCAAGCAAGCACTCGGTGCCTATATCCTGGCCTGTACTCTCCTATCAACCGTTGCGTGCAAGGCGGCTACGTACTATGTCGCCACCACCGGGAACAATAGCAATCCTGGCACAAGCTCCAAGCCGTGGCGGACGGTGGCCTACGCAGTGGGTACCATGGCCGCCGGCGACACGACCTATGTGAGGGATGGGACATACAACGAATCGGTTATCCGGTTCAAACGATCCGGCACAGCGAACGCTCCGATCAAGCTCCTGAACTATCCCGGTGAATCGCCAGTTATTGATTTTGTCAACCAGGCAGTTGGTAAAACCATCACCATTCTACACGCATCAGGTCAGACGGTTGCGATGGGCTATATAACCGTTGAAGGATTCGAGATTAAAAACGGATACGAAGGAATCAAATTTTACAACATGTACAACTCCGTCATCCGACGGAATTGGATTCATGACAATCGTCAAGGTATTCTTGGAATCGGAGGGCACCATAACCTGTTTGATCGAAATATCATCAGTCATAATGGCAATTTTACTGGATGCGCCAATGGTGAGTTGACTTCAATAGGTACGACGGTTTGCAATCAAACGCACGGTATGTATATGCACGGCGATAGCTACACCATCACGAACAACATTATTTATGACAACTTAGCAGTTGGCATTCAACACAACGGTTCATCAAGTTCGTCCTACAGCACAACGCGCCATCCGGGGCCAGAATTTTCCGGCGCGTCGAATTGGATCATTGCCCATAATGTCTCAGCGTATCAGTCGTATGGTCCAGGAATTCTGCTGTGGGGATCTCATTCTAACAACATTCGGATTGAGAACAACATCTTATACGAGAATCAACAGGCGGGCCGCCCTACCAGTGGACAGGGCGTATTTTTTACAGGAATGAGTGGGACAGGCGTTACAATTAGCAACAACCTCTGCTACGCGAGCGGGTCGGGTGGAATAGCTTGTTTCGGCGCGACGGGGGCAACTGAAGGAGTCAATTATAGCCAGTTGAACAATATGGTGAATGAGGGTGTTCCTGGGTTTGTCAATGCGCCAGCCACGGTTCCGGTAGCGCCGAATTTTGCTCTGACCGCACGAAGCCCGGCCATCGACGCCGGCTTGTCTCTCGCGACAGTTAAAATAGATTTCAACGGCACTCCTCGCCCCCAAGGAAGTGCCCCTGATATCGGCGCCTATGAATACACCACTGGTGGCGACAGCCAATCACCCGTCGCGCCAAAGGCGCTCCGAGCTGACTGA
- the istB gene encoding IS21-like element helper ATPase IstB yields MNAAQLERLRDQLTRLRLLKSRERLEALLQEAAVKELPYADFLDQVLGEEVASKTAKNIAMRTSLARFPFVKSLEVFDFSYQPSLDKKQIQQVATCHFIEHGENVVILGPPGVGKSHLAIGLGLQAIAQGYRVLFTTAAAMIATLTRALTENRLEDKLKLYTIPRLLIIDEIGYLPIDRTGANLFFQLISRRYEKGPMILTSNQSFGAWGEVFGDRVLATAILDRVLHHAITINIRGHSYRLKEKLKAGLVRVEEASTTT; encoded by the coding sequence ATGAACGCGGCGCAACTGGAACGGCTCCGTGACCAACTCACGCGCCTACGGCTCTTGAAGAGTCGGGAGCGGCTGGAGGCCCTCTTACAAGAAGCGGCCGTCAAGGAGCTGCCCTATGCCGACTTCCTCGACCAGGTGCTCGGCGAAGAAGTCGCGTCCAAGACCGCGAAGAACATTGCGATGCGGACGAGTTTGGCGCGATTTCCATTCGTCAAGAGTCTGGAGGTCTTCGACTTCAGCTACCAGCCTTCGTTGGATAAGAAGCAGATTCAGCAGGTGGCGACCTGCCACTTCATCGAGCACGGCGAGAATGTCGTGATCTTGGGGCCGCCCGGTGTGGGCAAAAGCCACCTGGCCATCGGGCTAGGGCTGCAAGCCATTGCCCAGGGCTATCGGGTGTTGTTCACGACAGCCGCCGCCATGATCGCTACGCTGACTCGGGCGCTCACGGAGAATCGGCTGGAGGACAAGCTGAAGCTCTATACCATTCCCCGGTTGCTGATCATTGATGAGATCGGCTATCTGCCCATTGACCGCACCGGGGCCAACTTGTTCTTTCAGCTCATCTCACGCCGCTATGAGAAGGGGCCGATGATTTTGACCAGTAACCAGAGTTTCGGGGCTTGGGGCGAGGTGTTTGGCGACCGGGTGCTGGCGACTGCGATCCTGGATCGGGTGCTCCACCACGCGATCACCATCAACATCCGGGGCCATTCCTACCGGCTGAAGGAGAAACTCAAAGCCGGACTTGTGCGGGTCGAAGAAGCGTCAACGACAACCTAA
- the istA gene encoding IS21 family transposase: MLRKEDFMVIQALAQRGLSMCDIAKQVGVHPRTVRRTLARGGAPASRSSRRGSQLDAYRADIDRFLADGVWNAVVIFRELQTKGYTGQLSILRDYIRPKRAMRASRVTVRFETAPGRQLQSDWAEQRTLIAGVETTVHFIVNTLGFSRRFHFWCTDREDAEHTYEGLIRSFEWFGGVPEEVLVDNQKAAVLLHPRGGPARFHPRFVDLAGHYGFVPRACRPARAQTKGKDERMVGYVKHHFFVRYRAFDSWAHLNQLAEQWLREEADQRCHGTVQEIVIERFAREAPTLRSLSAVRYDTAYQELRQVSWDAYIDVRGRRYSVPAQLAGRSVQIRLTLEGELVVYDGERRVATHRVVSGEPGWVTISAHHAALWAQTLAVEQRPLAVYEEVTP; encoded by the coding sequence ATGCTGCGAAAGGAGGACTTCATGGTGATTCAGGCATTGGCACAACGGGGACTCTCTATGTGCGACATCGCGAAACAGGTGGGAGTGCATCCTCGGACGGTGCGCCGCACGCTGGCGCGGGGTGGAGCTCCAGCCTCGCGGTCGAGTCGGCGGGGCAGTCAGCTGGATGCCTATCGAGCCGACATTGACCGCTTCCTAGCCGACGGGGTTTGGAACGCGGTGGTCATCTTTCGGGAGTTGCAGACCAAGGGCTACACCGGACAGCTCTCGATCTTGCGGGACTACATCCGGCCGAAGCGGGCGATGCGGGCGAGCCGCGTCACCGTGCGATTTGAGACGGCTCCGGGCCGGCAGCTCCAGAGCGATTGGGCCGAGCAGCGCACGCTGATTGCCGGCGTCGAGACGACCGTCCACTTCATCGTCAATACGCTGGGCTTCTCGCGGCGGTTCCACTTCTGGTGCACGGACCGCGAGGACGCCGAGCACACCTATGAGGGGCTGATCCGAAGCTTCGAGTGGTTCGGCGGCGTCCCGGAGGAGGTCCTGGTGGACAATCAGAAGGCGGCCGTCCTCCTGCATCCGCGAGGCGGTCCTGCTCGGTTCCATCCACGGTTTGTGGACCTGGCGGGCCATTATGGGTTTGTGCCCCGCGCCTGCCGCCCCGCCCGCGCACAGACGAAGGGCAAGGATGAGCGGATGGTGGGCTATGTGAAACACCACTTCTTTGTTCGGTATCGCGCCTTCGACAGTTGGGCGCATCTCAATCAGCTCGCCGAACAGTGGTTGCGAGAGGAGGCGGACCAGCGCTGTCACGGGACCGTGCAGGAAATCGTGATTGAGCGGTTTGCCCGCGAGGCGCCCACGTTACGATCCTTGTCGGCCGTGCGGTACGACACCGCCTATCAGGAGCTCCGGCAAGTGAGCTGGGATGCCTACATTGACGTCCGTGGTCGTCGCTACAGCGTCCCGGCTCAGCTGGCAGGCCGCTCTGTCCAGATTCGGCTCACGCTCGAAGGCGAATTGGTTGTCTATGACGGCGAGCGACGCGTGGCGACCCACCGGGTGGTCTCGGGAGAGCCGGGCTGGGTCACCATCTCAGCTCATCATGCGGCTCTGTGGGCTCAGACGCTGGCAGTCGAACAGCGGCCCCTGGCCGTGTATGAGGAGGTGACGCCATGA
- a CDS encoding IS3 family transposase (programmed frameshift), protein MEQVPRQQYTKEFREQAVRLVLEQPLTIPEAARRLSMSGRTLEGWVCRARQGQLATLGESRRPVTELEAEVSRLKRDLAEARMERDILKKATGVRCEGAAARYALMRTLRLHYPLSLLCRVLEVSRSGYYAWQHRRPSKRAQENVRLEVAIQAAHVRTRHTYGPERLQAELRADGFPAGIGRIKRLRKKLSLRCKQVRRFTTTTDSKHALPVAENVLAQTFVATRPNETWVTDITYIPTAEGWLYVAGIKDLYTCEVVGHAMEGRMTTDLVRQALVMALGAKRPRPGLIHHSDRGSQYCAQDYQDQLRQFGLIPSMSRKGNCYDNAPMESFWGTLKNELVHHRRYETREQARREITEYIELFSNRQRRHSRLGNCSPAAFAQQWARQQSAA, encoded by the exons ATGGAACAGGTGCCGCGACAGCAGTATACAAAGGAATTCAGGGAGCAGGCAGTGCGGCTGGTCCTGGAACAGCCGTTGACGATTCCGGAGGCCGCCAGACGCCTGAGCATGTCGGGCAGGACGCTCGAGGGCTGGGTGTGTCGAGCTCGGCAGGGCCAGCTCGCGACGCTGGGCGAGAGCCGACGGCCCGTGACGGAGCTGGAGGCCGAGGTGTCTCGGCTCAAGCGCGATCTCGCTGAAGCGCGGATGGAGCGGGACATCCTAAAAAAAGCCACCG GCGTACGTTGCGAAGGCGCAGCTGCCCGGTACGCGCTCATGAGGACGCTGCGTCTCCACTACCCGCTGAGTCTGTTGTGTCGAGTGCTGGAGGTATCCCGAAGCGGCTACTATGCCTGGCAGCATCGGCGGCCGTCGAAACGCGCCCAGGAGAATGTGCGGCTAGAAGTGGCGATCCAAGCTGCCCATGTGCGCACCCGGCACACGTATGGCCCGGAGCGCCTCCAGGCGGAATTGCGTGCGGACGGCTTCCCCGCCGGGATTGGGCGCATCAAGCGGCTACGCAAGAAACTGAGCCTCCGTTGCAAGCAGGTGCGCCGGTTCACGACCACGACGGATTCGAAGCACGCGCTGCCGGTGGCGGAGAATGTCTTGGCCCAAACGTTTGTCGCCACGCGCCCGAACGAGACCTGGGTCACCGATATCACATATATCCCCACGGCAGAAGGGTGGTTGTATGTGGCGGGGATCAAAGATCTGTATACCTGTGAGGTAGTCGGGCATGCGATGGAGGGCCGCATGACGACGGACTTGGTAAGGCAGGCGCTGGTCATGGCACTGGGGGCGAAACGTCCGCGCCCGGGACTGATCCACCACTCCGATCGTGGCTCGCAGTATTGTGCCCAGGACTATCAGGATCAGCTGCGGCAGTTCGGCCTGATCCCGTCCATGAGTCGGAAGGGGAACTGCTATGACAACGCCCCGATGGAGAGTTTCTGGGGGACGCTGAAGAATGAACTGGTGCATCATCGTCGCTACGAAACCCGTGAGCAGGCTCGGCGCGAGATCACGGAGTATATCGAGCTATTCTCTAACCGGCAGCGGCGACATTCTCGACTCGGGAATTGCTCGCCCGCGGCATTTGCCCAGCAGTGGGCCCGTCAGCAGTCGGCGGCGTGA